One segment of Cyprinus carpio isolate SPL01 chromosome B20, ASM1834038v1, whole genome shotgun sequence DNA contains the following:
- the fermt1 gene encoding fermitin family homolog 1, with product MSVAFAVVGFWAGFPPAHTWTGDVFHFPKGKSSGTHSGRNMATAAEYGHNSWELSVQVDQREGDEGMKFKLRVKGDLHVGGLMLKLVEKIKAPQDWSDHAIWWEKRSCWLLKTHWTLDKYGVQADADLRYTPQHKPLCIQLPNMKTIRLPVSFSCVVFKAVAEICKALNIRRSEELSLLKLPDDQKKKKKKDKGPESVFDEILNMDMAGGALGLYSKTMTPTYDPDSGSPASSTSLWFGENPVTACQPNLPQEELAKLFKPLTMEDKAAINAGWLDSSRSLMEQGIQENDRLLLRFKYHCFFDLNPKYDAVRITQLYEQARWAILLEEIDCTEEEMLMFASLQYHICKLTLSTEPLTNSNEPEIDEVEAALSNLESTLEGRNADKILEDITDIPKLEDTLKLFRPKRLTLKPYKEYWFVFRDTTISYYKNKESANKEPIEQLHLRGCEVIPDVNVTEKKFGLKLLMPAADGMNEVYIRCDNETQYAKWKAACILASKGKTMAYSSYRTEVKNIQSFLQMKSLAPPPGQAAPDVESMEMKAECFVSPRYARKYKTKQLTTRILEALHNISQLSLMEAKMRFIQAWQSLPEFGIKYYIVRFRGSKKDELLGISYNRLIRIDMSTGLLVTTWRFSNIKQWNVNWEIKQVTIEFDQSVSIAFSCQSCDCKVVHEYIGGYIFLSTRSKDQNETLDEELFHKLTGGQD from the exons atgagcGTAGCCTTCGCCGTAGTAGGATTCTGGGCGGGGTTTCCTCCCGCGCACACCTGGACAGGAGACGTGTTTCACTTTCCAAAGGGAAAATCTTCGGGAACGCATTCAG GCAGGAACATGGCCACTGCTGCTGAGTACGGACACAACTCCTGGGAGCTCAGCGTCCAGGTGGACCAGCGTGAGGGAGATGAGGGCATGAAGTTTAAATTGCGGGTTAAGGGGGATCTTCACGTCGGGGGTCTCATGCTCAAACTGGTGGAGAAGATCA AGGCTCCTCAGGACTGGTCCGATCATGCCATCTGGTGGGAGAAGAGGAGCTGCTGGCTGCTGAAGACACACTGGACTCTGGATAAGTATGGAGTCCAGGCGGACGCGGACCTGCGCTACACTCCACAACACAAACCTCTCTGCATCCAGCTGCCCAACATGAAGACCATCCGGCTCCCTGTTAGCTTCTCTTGTGTGGTCTTCAAAGCCGTGGCTGAGATCTGCAAAGCACTCA ACATCAGACGATCAGAAGAACTTTCTCTTCTGAAACTACCAGatgatcaaaaaaagaaaaagaaaaaagacaagggCCCAGAATCAGTCTTTGATGAGATATTAAACATGGACATGGCAGGAG GAGCCCTGGGTCTGTACAGTAAAACTATGACTCCGACTTATGACCCGGACAGCGGGTCGCCTGCATCTTCCACCAGTCTGTGGTTTGGCGAGAATCCTGTGACGGCCTGCCAACCCAACCTTCCACAAGAGGAACTGGCCAAACTCTTCAAGCCTCTTACCATGGAGGATAAAGCAGCAATTAATGCTGG GTGGCTGGATTCCTCTCGCTCGCTGATGGAGCAAGGAATTCAGGAAAACGACAGACTCCTGCTGCGATTCAAGTACCACTGCTTCTTTGACCTCAACCCAAAG TATGATGCTGTGAGAATCACGCAGTTGTATGAACAGGCCAGATGGGCGATACTGCTGGAGGAGATCGACTGCACTGAAGAAGAGATGCTCATGTTTGCATCCCTGCAG TATCACATCTGTAAATTGACTTTATCAACGGAGCCACTGACCAATTCCAATGAACCAGAGATTGATGAAGTCGAGGCTGCGCTCTCAAACTTAGAATCCACGCTGGAAGGACGGAATGCTGATAAGATCCTG GAAGATATCACTGACATTCCAAAGCTGGAAGATACACTTAAATTGTTTAG GCCCAAGCGATTGACATTAAAGCCGTATAAGGAGTACTGGTTTGTTTTTAGGGACACCACCATTTCTTACTACAAAAACAAAGAGTCTGCGAATAAAGAACCCATTGAGCAACTCCATCTACGAG GATGTGAGGTCATTCCTGATGTCAACGTCACTGAGAAGAAGTTTGGCCTCAAGCTGTTAATGCCAGCAGCTGATGGAATGAACGAGGTTTATATTCGCTGCGACAAT GAAACGCAGTATGCCAAGTGGAAGGCTGCCTGTATTTTGGCTTCCAAAGGAAAGACGATGGCTTACAGCTCTTACCGCACCGAGGTGAAGAACATCCAGTCTTTCCTGCAGATGAAGAGTCTAGCGCCTCCTCCTGGCCAGGCAGCGCCTGACGTAGAGTCCATGGAGATGAAAGCCGAGTGCTTTGTTTCTCCACGATATGCAAGGAAGTACAAGACCAAACAG CTGACCACACGAATCTTGGAGGCCCTTCACAATATTTCCCAGCTTTCCCTCATGGAGGCCAAAATGCGTTTTATCCAAGCATGGCAGTCCCTCCCTGAGTTTGGCATCAAGTACTACATTGTCAG ATTCAGAGGAAGCAAGAAAGATGAGCTCCTGGGAATTTCCTACAACAGGCTGATCCGCATCGACATGTCAACGGGTTTGCTGGTGACCACCTGGAGGTTCTCCAACATTAAACAATGGAATGTCAACTGGGAGATTAAACAG GTGACCATCGAGTTTGACCAGAGCGTGTCGATTGCGTTCTCCTGCCAGAGCTGCGACTGCAAAGTGGTACATGAATATATCGGAGGCTACATTTTCCTCTCGACGCGCTCAAAAGACCAAAATGAGACTTTAGATGAAGAACTCTTCCACAAGCTCACGGGAGGACAAGACTGA
- the trmt6 gene encoding tRNA (adenine(58)-N(1))-methyltransferase non-catalytic subunit TRM6, translating into MAECVKDSDAEGRISYGDYVVLKRGDVFKSVQVENKKKVIFEKQWFFLDNAVGQLYGTMFEIEAGGSLKLKAAKHSGDSLDSKEAGQDNRHIVDDGRSQKLSRDDIETLKEQGLKGQEIVQQLIDNSTTFKDKTEFAQEKYIKKKKKKYESNIKILKPSTRLLAMMYHGREPGKICHLRYDTLAQVLTLGNIHAGSKIIVFETCAGLVLGSVMERMGGYGSVIQMYPGGGPTKAGMESFGFPSHFHQTLHEFPLCKVNALLAGTLDLSEKDADGNGRSESSQETSGVSEEKNSEPQSMEVSVDPQEEVRRAERERLREQRAQEKKVKMEEKRKKLASAAALLEGRNADGLVIASRFHPCPVLMGLLKFVAPSRPFVVYCQYREPLIECYTKLREQGGAISLRLTDSWLRHYQVLPNRTHPVLLMSGGGGYLLSGTTVAADAAKARNQHKAEEPVAKRLKLDKISSSCDSSA; encoded by the exons ATGGCGGAGTGTGTAAAGGACAGTGATGCCGAGGGCAGAATCAGTTACGGAGACTATGTAGTGCTGAAGAGAGGAGATGTCTTTAAATCAGTGCAGGTCGAAAATAAAAA GAAGGTGATCTTTGAGAAGCAGTGGTTCTTCTTGGACAATGCGGTCGGGCAGCTGTATGGGACCATGTTTGAAATCGAAGCCGGCGGTTCACTCAAACTTAAGGCAGCAAAACACTCAGGAGACTCTTTGG ATTCTAAGGAAGCCGGCCAGGATAATAGACACATAGTGGATGATGGCAGATCTCAGAAACTGAGCAGAGATGATATTGAAACACTGAAAGAGCAAGGGTTAAAAGGCCAG GAGATTGTCCAGCAGCTGATAGACAACAGTACAACATTCAAGGACAAAACTGAATTTGCTCAAGAGAAATAcatcaagaagaaaaagaaaaa GTACGAGAGTAACATAAAAATCCTGAAACCCTCCACTCGACTCCTTGCCATGATGTATCACGGCAGAGAACCTGGGAAAATATG TCACCTGCGGTACGACACATTGGCTCAGGTTTTGACTCTGGGGAACATCCACGCTGGcagtaaaatcattgtttttgagACCTGTGCTGGACTTGTGTTGGGCTCGGTGATGGAGAGGATGGGAG GTTATGGCTCAGTGATTCAGATGTATCCCGGTGGAGGCCCAACGAAAGCCGGCATGGAGAGCTTCGGCTTTCCGTCACACTTCCACCAGACACTGCATGAGTTCCCTTTATGCAAAGTTAACGCTCTGTTGGCTGGAACCCTGGATCTGTCAGAGAAGGATGCAGACGGGAACGGACGATCCGAGTCCTCTCAGGAAACCTCAGGTGTGTCTGAGGAGAAGAACTCAGAACCTCAGAGCATGGAGGTCAGCGTCGACCCGCAAGAGGAAGTGAggagagcggagagagagagactgcgaGAACAGAGG GCTCAAGAGAAAAAGGTGAAGATGGAGGAGAAGAGGAAGAAGTTAGCTTCAGCTGCTGCTCTGTTAGAGGGCAGAAATGCAGATGG GTTGGTGATTGCTAGTCGCTTCCACCCCTGTCCTGTGTTAATGGGTCTGCTGAAGTTTGTAGCACCATCACGACCGTTCGTAGTGTACTGCCAGTACAGAGAG CCGCTGATTGAGTGTTACACAAAACTCAGAGAACAAGGAGGAGCAATCAGTCTCAGATTAACAGATTCCTGGCTCAGACATTACCAG GTGTTGCCCAACCGGACTCATCCAGTGCTGCTCATGAGTGGAGGTGGAGGGTATCTCCTGTCCGGAACCACGGTCGCTGCAGATGCTGCCAAAGCTAGGAATCAACACAAAGCAGAAGAGCCTGTTGCCAAGAGGCTGAAACTGGATAAGATTAGTTCATCATGTGACAGCTCTGCCTAG
- the chgb gene encoding secretogranin-1 has product MKFAALVCLVVFFAADGESMPVEQDSQREDLLTQCLVHILSKALYKTDDTPLHPECKNILTPGSGHSSVVKKEKDTLEPFQEELKKPSGESKVEEELIEDLLKANKREELDDERSQEEFPSFFKRRIKDRREEMDDERSQEEFPSFMKRRIHEKRDELDDERSQEEFPSFMKRRIHEKRDELDDERSQEEFPSFMKRRMKEKRDELDDERSQEEFPSFMKRRMKEKRDKLDDERSQEEFPSFMKRRMKEKRDELDDERSQEEFPSFYKRGNKHKREDPDDERSQEEFPQKRHVSVLYKRDNPDEERSQEEFPLYEYKRSRLLTSREKREEPDYDRSQEFFPSYTHKRNYGEGEEEDEESEEREKRIWKPSHRYHHKKKHHKRSENEDFEEPDYDRSQEDFPSYSQKRSHGNGRHYKPNEDLLNRHIKEDLNSREERSEESEEVDEDTAKRYWKPTHRYNHKKHHKRDSYEEDYEERPLEKRYEDSEESEELDKRIWKPTHRYHHKKLHHKRGDSTELKDEDEPISEKTHSLHDSTGNALKHHSPEEEEEETVHELNEKRRPLTSQEEEDELKKGHQSSAEKQDREAALRYLTKKKNELQEHLLNKGDVYEKRSPWIYRGYYHPAWYKRGHKVDESTDQHPYHKLEDFAETLRYKRGLLTQGESLEEEKGIPQQKLLTPEELKELEKLASVDQMKETT; this is encoded by the exons ATGAAGTTTGCTGCTTTAGTCTGCTTGGTTGTTTTCTTCGCTGCAG ATGGAGAGTCCATGCCAGTCGAGCAGGACAGCCAAAGAGAGGACCTG CTTACCCAGTGTTTAGTTCACATCCTTTCAAAGGCACTGTATAAGACCGATGATACCCCACTGCATCCAGAATGCAAAAACATCCTTACACCAG GATCAGGTCATTCATCAGTTGTGAAAAAGGAGAAAGACACCCTAGAACCATTTCAAGAGGAACTTAAAAAGCCAAGTGGAGAGTCTAAAGTCGAGGAGGAACTCATTGAGGATCTTCTCAAAGCTAACAAACGGGAGGAGCTGGATGACGAACGTAGCCAGGAAGAGTTCccaagtttttttaaaagaagaatcaaAGACAGGCGTGAGGAAATGGATGACGAACGTAGCCAGGAAGAGTTTCCAAGTTTTATGAAACGAAGAATCCACGAAAAACGTGATGAACTGGATGATGAACGAAGCCAGGAAGAGTTCCCAAGTTTTATGAAACGAAGAATCCACGAAAAACGTGATGAACTGGATGATGAACGAAGCCAGGAAGAGTTCCCAAGTTTTATGAaaagaagaatgaaagaaaaacgtGATGAACTGGATGATGAACGAAGCCAGGAAGAGTTCCCAAGTTTTATGAaaagaagaatgaaagaaaaacgtGACAAACTGGATGATGAACGAAGCCAGGAAGAGTTCCCAAGTTTTATGAaaagaagaatgaaagaaaaacgtGATGAACTGGATGATGAACGAAGCCAGGAAGAATTCCCAAGTTTCTATAAAAGAGGCAACAAGCATAAAAGGGAAGATCCCGACGATGAGAGAAGCCAAGAGGAATTTCCACAGAAAAGACATGTTTCTGTCCTTTACAAACGTGATAATCCCGATGAGGAGCGCAGCCAGGAGGAATTCCCtctatatgaatataaaaggaGTCGTCTTCTGACCAGCAGAGAAAAACGTGAAGAGCCTGACTATGACAGAAGCCAAGAATTTTTCCCAAGTTACACCCACAAAAGAAACTATGGGGAAGgagaagaagaggatgaggagagtGAGGAAAGAGAGAAGCGGATCTGGAAGCCATCACATAGATACCACCACAAGAAAAAGCACCACAAACGCAGTGAGAATGAGGATTTTGAAGAACCAGATTATGACAGAAGTCAAGAAGACTTCCCAAGCTACAGCCAAAAAAGGAGCCATGGTAATGGCAGGCACTACAAACCAAATGAAGACCTGCTGAACAGGCATATTAAAGAGGACTTAAACTCTCGGGAAGAGAGGTCTGAAGAATCAGAAGAGGTAGACGAGGATACCGCAAAGCGATACTGGAAACCCACCCATAGATACAATCATAAGAAGCACCACAAACGGGACTCATATGAAGAGGATTATGAGGAAAGACCCCTGGAAAAAAGGTATGAGGACTCAGAGGAAAGTGAGGAATTGGATAAAAGGATCTGGAAGCCTACACACAGATATCACCATAAGAAGCTTCATCACAAGCGTGGCGACTCCACAGAGCTCAAGGATGAAGATGAACCCATCTCAGAGAAGACTCACAGTCTCCATGACTCAACAGGCAATGCCCTCAAGCACCATTCAcctgaagaggaagaagaagagactGTTCATGAGCTTAATGAAAAGAGGCGTCCCTTAACCAGCCAAGAGGAGGAAGATGAGCTAAAGAAAGGACACCAGAGTTCGGCAGAGAAGCAGGACAGGGAGGCTGCGTTGAGGTacctaacaaaaaagaaaaacgagTTACAGGAACATCTGCTTAACAAAGGTGACGTCTATGAGAAGCGTTCCCCATGGATTTACAGAGGATACTACCATCCAGCCTGGTACAAGAGAGGCCATAAGGTGGATGAAAGTACTGATCAGCACCCCTACCATAAACTAGAGGACTTTGCTGAAACTCTCCGGTACAAAAGAGGCCTGCTTACTCAGGGGGAGTCACTCGAGGAGGAAAAGGGTATCCCCCAACAGAAGCTTCTCACACCAGAGGAG ttaaaagaaCTTGAGAAACTGGCCTCTGTGGATCAGATGAAAGAGACAACTTAA